One window of Triplophysa rosa linkage group LG8, Trosa_1v2, whole genome shotgun sequence genomic DNA carries:
- the LOC130558221 gene encoding tripartite motif-containing protein 26-like: protein MCCRMASKPLFSEEDLSCPVCCDIFVEPVVLSCSHSMCKTCLLNFWTTRTDDEFWECPVCRRKSSKSQPPCNLALKNLCEVFLRNKSQKAPDKLEFCSLHNEKIKLFCLEDKQPVCLVCQTSKKHKNHDLCPIDEIVQDQRVELKAMLKLIQQKLKLFKKIQLNNDQTIEHIKFQTQHTERQINMDFERLHSFLRNEEAARLAALREEETQKSHIMKERREKMMTEIANLSDIIKFLKKELKAEDILFLQNFNNTMERAQQASTPQDPEKIFESLMDVAKHLGNLQFRVWEKMQSIAQYSPVILDPNTASKHVMLFDDLTSFVHSSGNLDSAEEDDYEINEDDEENIAETEDGVEKNTLHDDDDDEDDDEDDDEREAVEDDVEEESTVYNDDEINEDDEERLVEVGSDVEEEITIYDDDDEEENGVYEFDTDLDDSIAYENDEETNEERADDDDDDDDDDKNKGRKTGDTVLSKPPDNPERFCDRHFVQGFEGFNSGTHCWDTVVSETTDWTVGIMEKSPNESKNDIWKIAHVSNHYEIESPTQSPIILSVKDKLLMVRVELDWEREKLSFFDPLTNTCLHTFTQHFTHTVFPVFGINSEHGALRVLPLESSVTLFQPKTNTV, encoded by the exons ATGTGTTGCAGAATGGCTTCTAAACCCCTTTTCTCTGAAGAGGATCTCTCCTGTCCGGTGTGCTGTGATATCTTCGTTGAGCCAGTTGTGTTGTCTTGTAGTCACAGTATGTGTAAAACCTGTCTGCTGAATTTCTGGACCACTAGGACTGATGATGAGTTTTGGGAGTGTCCTGTTTGTAGAAGAAAATCATCTAAATCTCAACCCCCATGCAACCTTGCGCTGAAGAATCTGTGTGAGGTTTTCCTAAGGAATAAAAGTCAGAAAGCTCCAGATAAGTTGGAATTCTGCAGTTTGCACAATGAGAAAATAAAACTCTTCTGTCTGGAGGATAAACAGCCGGTGTGTCTTGTATGTCAAACatctaaaaaacataaaaatcatgaCCTTTGTCCTATTGATGAGATCGTGCAAGATCAGAGG GTGGAGCTCAAGGCTATGCTGAAGCTAATACAACAAAAACTGAAgctctttaaaaaaattcagcTCAACAATGATCAAACCATAGAGCACATTAAG TTTCAGACCcagcacacagagagacagattaATATGGATTTTGAGAGACTTCACAGTTTTCTTCGAAATGAAGAGGCAGCCAGGTTAGCTGCACTGAGAGAGGAAGAGACACAGAAGAGCCACATCATgaaggagaggagagaaaagatgatgacagaaatagCAAATCTTTCAGACATAATCAAGTTCCTAAAGAAGGAATTGAAAGCTGAAGACATATTAttcttacag AATTTCAATAACACGATGGAAAG AGCCCAGCAGGCAAGCACACCACAAGACCCTGAAAAGATTTTTGAATCTCTGATGGACGTAGCAAAACATCTGGGAAATTTGCAGTTCAGAGTCTGGGAGAAGATGCAAAGCATCGCTCAATACA GTCCTGTTATTCTGGACCCAAACACAGCATCAAAACATGTCATGTTATTTGATGATCTTACTAGTTTTGTACATTCAAGTGGTAATCTAGACAGTGCAGAAGAAGAtgattatgaaataaatgaagatgatgaagaaaATATAGCGGAGACTGAAGATGgtgtagaaaaaaatactttacatgatgatgatgacgacgaGGATGATGACGAGGATGATGACGAAAGGGAAGCAGTTGAGGATGATGTAGAAGAAgaaagtacagtatataatgatgatgaaataaatgaagatgatgaagagaGGTTAGTAGAGGTTGGAAGTGATGTAGAAGAAGAAATTACAatatatgatgatgatgacgaagAAGAAAATGGAGTTTACGAATTCGACACAGACCTTGATGATAGTATAGCATATGAAAATGATGAAGAAACAAATGAAGAAAGagcagatgatgatgatgatgatgatgatgatgataaaaaTAAGGGGAGAAAAACGGGAGATACTGTGTTATCAAAGCCTCCTGATAATCCAGAGAGATTTTGTGATAGACATTTTGTTCAAGGTTTTGAAGGCTTTAACTCAGGAACACACTGCTGGGACACTGTGGTTAGTGAGACTACAGATTGGACTGTTGGTATAATGGAAAAGTCTCCCAATGAAAGTAAGAATGATATTTGGAAAATTGCACATGTTAGTAATCATTATGAAATAGAATCACCAACACAGTCACCTATCATCCTCTCTGTGAAAGATAAACTCCTAATGGTCAGAGTTGAGTTGGACTGGGAAAGAGAAAAGCTTTCATTCTTTGATCCTCTCACTAACACATGTCTGCACACATTTACTCAGCATTTTACTCACACAGTCTTTCCAGTTTTTGGTATTAACAGTGAACACGGTGCTTTACGTGTCCTACCGCTTGAGTCATCAGTAACACTGTTCCAACCCAAAACAAATACTGtgtga